In Pseudothermotoga hypogea DSM 11164 = NBRC 106472, the following are encoded in one genomic region:
- a CDS encoding PstA family ABC transporter permease: MRWTLRILSYAVFLAMLFVLVSIVVSGLPYLFRPGFFTAWPRRAMSEGGIFPMLVGSLMLMALVFAISIPVGLVGTIFLSEIAPRKFSLFLQSLAATMNSVPSIVYGVFGLALFCIKLNFGTSLISASLTLSTMSIPFFMNSAVEFLRAVPKELREGVISLGANKLQATLMVLRASRNGILTSLMLTLGRAFSETAPILVTGAVFYSTRLLGKLTDPVMTLPTSIYAIVMNLGESSQWMAKGMASLMVLIMMFIYSVVQITRRNKRE, encoded by the coding sequence ATGAGATGGACTTTGAGAATCCTAAGCTATGCAGTCTTTCTCGCAATGTTGTTTGTTCTGGTGAGCATCGTTGTTTCGGGTCTGCCGTACCTTTTCAGGCCAGGTTTCTTCACAGCGTGGCCGAGACGCGCGATGAGCGAGGGAGGAATATTCCCGATGCTTGTCGGTTCATTGATGCTCATGGCTTTAGTATTCGCAATCTCGATACCTGTCGGATTGGTTGGAACGATATTCTTGAGCGAGATAGCGCCAAGGAAGTTTTCGCTCTTCCTTCAGTCACTTGCGGCTACGATGAACAGTGTACCGTCGATAGTTTATGGTGTCTTTGGCCTCGCTCTCTTCTGCATCAAGCTCAATTTTGGAACTTCCTTGATCTCCGCTTCTCTGACACTCTCCACCATGTCCATACCGTTCTTCATGAACAGCGCCGTGGAGTTTTTAAGGGCCGTACCAAAGGAGCTGAGAGAAGGTGTGATATCTCTCGGTGCGAACAAACTCCAAGCAACGTTGATGGTTTTGAGAGCCAGCAGAAACGGTATCTTGACGAGCCTGATGCTCACGCTTGGGAGAGCTTTCAGCGAGACTGCTCCTATTTTGGTTACGGGAGCCGTTTTCTACTCTACAAGATTGCTGGGCAAACTGACAGATCCAGTTATGACGCTTCCCACGAGCATCTATGCGATCGTGATGAATCTGGGAGAGAGTTCGCAGTGGATGGCAAAGGGCATGGCCAGTTTGATGGTATTGATCATGATGTTTATCTATTCCGTAGTGCAGATAACAAGGAGGAATAAACGTGAGTGA
- a CDS encoding C-GCAxxG-C-C family protein, which translates to MTDRALELFDQGFNCAQSVFAAFAPSFGLEESIALRVAAAFGGGMSRCNGVCGVVSGALMVLGISMNSADKDAREQLYAISKEFVERFRSEHGSILCAELLGCDISKEQELKRAREENRFKTICPKYVKAAANIVKELLHAQYVDQRTSRIFIKPTAGKK; encoded by the coding sequence ATGACGGATAGAGCACTGGAATTGTTCGATCAGGGCTTCAATTGTGCTCAGTCTGTTTTTGCAGCGTTCGCGCCAAGTTTCGGTCTGGAAGAATCGATTGCGCTCAGAGTTGCCGCAGCTTTTGGAGGTGGTATGTCGCGATGTAACGGCGTGTGCGGTGTGGTCTCAGGAGCTCTCATGGTCCTTGGTATATCAATGAACAGCGCAGACAAGGATGCCAGAGAACAACTTTACGCGATATCGAAAGAGTTTGTCGAGCGTTTCAGATCAGAACATGGATCCATACTCTGTGCCGAATTGCTCGGATGCGACATAAGCAAAGAACAAGAGTTGAAAAGAGCAAGAGAAGAAAACAGATTCAAAACAATCTGTCCCAAGTATGTGAAAGCGGCAGCAAACATCGTGAAAGAGCTGCTACATGCTCAATACGTAGATCAACGAACGTCGAGGATCTTCATCAAGCCAACGGCCGGCAAGAAATAG
- the pelF gene encoding GT4 family glycosyltransferase PelF, translating into MRVCILVEGTYPYITGGVSSWVQMLIENMPDIEFDVVHLAPWRWNRPFSYKMPKNLKRIYEYLLFSCDFSRSKDSLNEQEIVDNVRQLIALKEDRSHFFARVLRSVAGKHLDWVLQERSFWNFITEIYEKYFPQEGFTGFYWTVIGFMVPILSAIQSLPPKADVYHATTTGYASLSALSGKYVHGGKLIVTEHGIYHREREIEITKSSSVPEVYKKPWIEIFRLISETVYMECDVLTTLFEKNQLFQLELNADFGKMRVIPNGIDVEKFSKIQRTEHDGFNIAIVGRVVPIKGITTGIKAFDIVIKEVPNSKLYIIGPTDEDEDYYSKCVGLVRRLGLEDKVVFTSRADVSKYYGMMDVLLISSVSEGQPLVQLEAMACGLPTVVTNVGNCAEIALDPDGQSGFVVEPGDYVSMAEKLILLAKDKSLWKTFSENGKRIVKEKYTLQRMIEAYRELYTEVVKGGWNRF; encoded by the coding sequence ATGCGTGTGTGCATCCTGGTGGAGGGAACCTATCCCTACATAACAGGTGGCGTTTCTTCTTGGGTTCAAATGCTCATCGAAAACATGCCAGACATCGAGTTCGACGTGGTCCATCTGGCACCTTGGCGTTGGAACAGGCCTTTCAGCTACAAAATGCCGAAGAATTTGAAACGCATTTATGAGTATCTCCTCTTCTCGTGTGACTTTTCGAGGTCGAAAGATTCGTTGAACGAGCAGGAGATTGTCGACAACGTGAGGCAGTTGATAGCACTCAAAGAAGACAGGTCACACTTCTTCGCGCGCGTGCTCCGTTCAGTTGCGGGGAAACACTTGGATTGGGTGCTGCAAGAAAGATCGTTTTGGAATTTCATTACGGAGATCTACGAGAAGTACTTTCCTCAGGAGGGTTTCACGGGTTTTTACTGGACCGTGATAGGTTTCATGGTCCCCATACTCAGCGCCATCCAGTCGCTCCCACCGAAAGCCGACGTGTACCACGCGACCACGACGGGTTACGCATCACTCAGCGCTCTGAGTGGAAAGTACGTTCACGGAGGAAAACTGATCGTGACGGAGCACGGAATCTACCACAGGGAGAGGGAGATCGAGATAACGAAGTCGTCAAGCGTGCCAGAGGTGTACAAGAAACCCTGGATAGAAATCTTCAGACTCATAAGCGAGACGGTCTATATGGAGTGCGATGTTTTGACAACCCTTTTCGAGAAGAATCAACTCTTCCAGCTGGAATTGAACGCGGATTTCGGCAAGATGCGCGTGATACCCAACGGCATCGACGTGGAGAAGTTTTCGAAGATACAGAGAACCGAGCACGACGGATTCAACATCGCGATCGTCGGACGGGTCGTGCCGATCAAAGGGATAACGACGGGTATCAAAGCGTTCGACATAGTGATCAAGGAAGTGCCGAATTCGAAACTCTACATCATAGGTCCCACCGACGAAGACGAAGACTATTACAGCAAATGTGTTGGACTGGTGAGACGACTCGGCCTGGAAGACAAGGTCGTTTTCACATCTCGAGCCGATGTGTCGAAGTATTACGGTATGATGGACGTTCTGCTCATAAGCAGCGTCTCCGAAGGTCAACCCTTGGTTCAACTCGAGGCCATGGCGTGTGGATTGCCCACCGTCGTAACCAACGTCGGAAACTGTGCCGAGATCGCGCTCGATCCTGATGGTCAATCGGGTTTCGTGGTTGAACCTGGTGATTACGTGTCCATGGCCGAAAAACTCATCTTGCTTGCCAAGGATAAATCGTTGTGGAAGACCTTTTCTGAGAATGGAAAAAGGATCGTCAAGGAAAAATACACGCTTCAGCGGATGATAGAAGCGTACAGAGAATTGTACACGGAGGTCGTCAAGGGTGGCTGGAATAGGTTTTGA
- a CDS encoding phosphate ABC transporter substrate-binding protein PstS — MKKWLFVLLIGVVTLIVNAQTLVIKGSNTVYPIAQLWVEEFQKIHPNVVVTLEGAGSTTGIKALFNETTDIANASRFLKPSEIEEMQKAGGYFVPILIAYDALSAIVHPSLPLEDISIETLKKIYTGEITEWNQVDPKLPKRPIVVYSRNTASGTFETWVEKVLGGAKLSPRVQMLESSQAEIESVAKNPNAIAYTGMGYVTSQVKALKVNGVAASVENVINGTYPISRPLFVFIDLKRFNFSWPTEGVVADYIRFILSPKGQKIVREAGYVPAYGTGE, encoded by the coding sequence ATGAAGAAGTGGTTGTTCGTTTTACTCATTGGTGTCGTGACTCTCATTGTGAACGCTCAAACTCTCGTGATCAAAGGCTCCAACACGGTTTATCCCATCGCACAGCTCTGGGTCGAGGAATTTCAAAAGATCCATCCGAATGTGGTCGTCACTCTGGAAGGAGCAGGTTCGACCACGGGAATCAAGGCGTTGTTCAACGAAACAACGGACATAGCGAACGCCAGTAGGTTCCTCAAACCGAGTGAGATCGAAGAGATGCAGAAAGCCGGCGGGTACTTCGTGCCCATCCTGATCGCTTACGACGCGCTCTCTGCCATAGTCCATCCAAGTCTGCCACTGGAAGACATATCTATAGAAACGCTGAAGAAGATCTACACCGGCGAGATCACCGAGTGGAACCAGGTTGATCCCAAGCTTCCGAAGAGACCAATCGTTGTTTACTCGAGGAACACCGCGAGTGGAACCTTCGAAACTTGGGTGGAAAAAGTTCTCGGTGGCGCCAAACTGAGCCCGAGAGTGCAGATGCTCGAATCCAGCCAAGCTGAGATCGAAAGCGTTGCGAAAAACCCCAACGCGATAGCTTACACGGGCATGGGTTACGTCACATCACAAGTTAAGGCTCTCAAGGTCAACGGTGTTGCAGCAAGTGTGGAGAACGTCATCAACGGAACGTACCCCATAAGTAGACCTCTGTTCGTCTTCATCGATCTGAAGCGTTTCAACTTTAGCTGGCCAACGGAAGGCGTGGTGGCCGATTACATCAGGTTCATTCTCTCACCCAAAGGGCAGAAAATAGTGAGAGAAGCAGGTTACGTTCCGGCGTACGGAACGGGTGAATGA
- a CDS encoding GAF domain-containing protein: protein MRTLRSERKKVRELRDWQKMIFQVVEFLIFLGSVWLAQKGFHFDVKIAVYISIALVFLWSARYGLLIFISCLLIFEVFPLIAKEIVIESELRIFTIAVGAMVGIIGETFNRQIRDLRNEIKKIELEKNDLIQGIERMKVIITQLQSRIYFEGEGLIVLLERLRELEILDFDEMLTRAVEVIAQFFELDSLNLYRYEEKRFLRFVAGVGAKKLPNALEVSHSKVIEDALENGYSTLPRVLLKKEITSYEPFFAIVMGEGSNPFGVLVVEDVPYEKFSEVLVRYIKAVADWMYANAKIIFEQEKIARMKHKKDDGTWDETYYIKKREVLQKRKDRFGIPFEEICLKYSSELHNEVIGKFRKTDVLFAERQDGFVVLRALLPVCDRNGKARVLERLVKISGLEVC from the coding sequence ATGAGAACGTTGAGGAGTGAACGAAAGAAGGTTCGAGAACTGAGAGATTGGCAGAAGATGATCTTTCAAGTCGTTGAGTTTTTGATCTTTCTGGGCTCTGTTTGGTTGGCTCAGAAGGGCTTTCATTTCGACGTGAAAATCGCAGTGTACATCTCAATCGCACTCGTTTTCCTCTGGTCTGCGAGATACGGTCTTTTGATCTTTATCTCGTGTCTTTTGATCTTCGAAGTTTTCCCCCTGATTGCGAAGGAGATCGTTATCGAAAGCGAGTTGAGGATCTTCACCATTGCGGTGGGTGCGATGGTGGGGATCATTGGCGAAACCTTCAACAGACAGATCAGGGACCTGAGAAACGAGATCAAAAAAATCGAGTTGGAAAAGAACGACTTGATCCAAGGCATCGAGAGAATGAAGGTGATTATCACCCAACTGCAGTCGAGGATATACTTCGAAGGCGAAGGTTTGATCGTCCTCTTGGAAAGGTTGAGAGAACTCGAGATACTGGATTTCGACGAGATGCTGACGAGGGCCGTGGAGGTCATCGCGCAGTTCTTCGAGCTGGACTCTCTGAACTTGTACAGGTACGAAGAGAAGCGGTTTCTGAGGTTCGTCGCTGGAGTCGGTGCGAAGAAATTGCCGAATGCATTGGAGGTGAGCCATTCCAAAGTGATCGAAGATGCGCTCGAGAATGGTTATTCAACGCTTCCAAGGGTCTTGCTGAAGAAAGAGATAACTTCGTATGAGCCTTTCTTCGCAATCGTGATGGGTGAGGGGTCGAACCCGTTCGGGGTACTGGTGGTGGAGGATGTCCCTTACGAGAAGTTTTCCGAAGTGCTTGTGAGGTACATCAAAGCCGTCGCAGATTGGATGTACGCCAATGCGAAGATCATCTTTGAACAAGAGAAGATCGCACGGATGAAACACAAAAAAGACGATGGCACTTGGGATGAAACATATTACATCAAGAAGAGGGAAGTGTTGCAGAAAAGGAAGGATCGGTTCGGCATACCATTCGAGGAGATTTGCTTGAAGTACAGCTCAGAGCTGCACAACGAAGTAATTGGCAAATTCAGGAAGACCGACGTTCTGTTCGCAGAAAGGCAGGACGGTTTCGTCGTTTTGAGGGCGCTGTTGCCCGTGTGTGATCGTAACGGAAAAGCCAGAGTGCTCGAGAGGTTGGTGAAAATCAGTGGTTTGGAGGTTTGTTGA
- a CDS encoding thioredoxin family protein: MAKKVEVFGKGCARCKQTIKIMETAIKELGVDAVVEKVEDINEIVSRGIVATPAIAVDGKIVLTGKIPTLEEAKEILMQN, encoded by the coding sequence ATGGCTAAAAAAGTGGAAGTGTTCGGCAAAGGGTGCGCGAGGTGCAAGCAGACTATCAAGATCATGGAGACGGCGATTAAGGAACTCGGTGTGGATGCCGTAGTGGAGAAAGTGGAGGATATCAACGAGATCGTAAGCCGCGGGATCGTCGCAACACCCGCCATAGCGGTGGATGGAAAAATCGTGCTCACCGGTAAGATACCCACATTGGAGGAAGCAAAGGAGATTTTGATGCAAAACTGA
- a CDS encoding ArsR/SmtB family transcription factor, whose protein sequence is MIALDLQRMAEIFKVLSHPTRLKVVLLLKEHGRMCVCELMSHLNTTQSNLSQHLAVLRLTGLVESQKTGNTIHYRLAENEFLLHLLNDVESFLTKEMTLSE, encoded by the coding sequence TTGATTGCGTTGGATCTTCAAAGGATGGCGGAGATATTCAAAGTTCTGTCTCACCCAACGCGACTGAAGGTTGTGTTGCTTTTGAAAGAACACGGGCGAATGTGCGTGTGTGAGCTCATGTCGCATCTGAACACGACCCAGTCGAACCTTTCTCAACACCTCGCGGTCCTGAGGCTGACTGGATTAGTTGAATCACAGAAGACTGGAAACACGATTCATTACAGACTCGCAGAGAACGAATTTCTGCTACATCTTTTGAACGACGTTGAGAGTTTCTTAACCAAGGAGATGACGCTGAGTGAGTGA
- the pelG gene encoding exopolysaccharide Pel transporter PelG, with translation MAGIGFELNKLLKKNSFLMDIVSIFYSANVSAGPWIMCSLTLFLLIVLLPRNETLFFTSAVVYSFIFSTLLFGGVSISVTRYLADLIYRKEFSKMYELYSSTVLYAVLSSGVFLTIFSLISRIDDWFKLLLFSYSLVVLTVVWVQTIFVTTMMVFTPVLVGFGVGNVLGLVMGVQLFKIKGENFAYLGYNFGLMFILFFLHVFVKRYLYTGRKPTRSLLFWQAIRRFKSQAITGVLTYLGAWVDDFVAWIYIGKPIVKGFVFAPSYDIPMFLSYLFIIPTLTLFVLSLETNFYLKYRMFYQSLEENRTLNYVKINKRILDDNISSTTKTIFAVQFVFVLLGLTLSGYIARTLQFDEYSLKALRFGILGAAANGAFLYVSLLAYYFDLAEIPMRSAMMASVVNLVVSLFYLRTFPALGFLVGFSVATLYGWLSFKRVYKDLLHFEFIRREIGIANRQVIVHENVEE, from the coding sequence GTGGCTGGAATAGGTTTTGAGCTCAACAAGCTTCTGAAGAAAAACTCTTTTTTGATGGACATCGTCAGCATCTTCTATTCAGCCAACGTGAGCGCGGGACCTTGGATCATGTGTTCACTCACACTGTTTTTGTTGATAGTCCTTCTGCCGAGGAACGAAACTCTCTTCTTCACCTCAGCCGTGGTGTACAGCTTCATCTTTTCGACGCTGCTCTTTGGAGGCGTGTCGATCTCTGTGACCAGGTACCTCGCAGATCTCATATACAGGAAAGAATTTTCGAAAATGTACGAACTCTACTCCTCGACCGTGCTGTACGCGGTCCTCTCCAGTGGCGTCTTCTTGACGATTTTCTCACTTATCAGTCGGATCGACGATTGGTTCAAACTCTTGCTTTTTTCTTACTCTCTGGTCGTTCTGACAGTGGTGTGGGTTCAGACGATCTTCGTCACGACGATGATGGTCTTCACCCCCGTCTTGGTGGGATTCGGGGTGGGTAACGTGCTCGGGTTGGTCATGGGCGTGCAACTCTTCAAGATCAAAGGCGAGAACTTCGCTTATCTTGGCTACAATTTCGGACTCATGTTCATACTCTTCTTCCTGCACGTGTTCGTGAAGAGATACCTGTACACTGGAAGAAAACCAACGAGAAGCTTACTTTTCTGGCAGGCGATCCGTAGGTTCAAATCACAAGCCATCACCGGGGTCTTGACCTATCTGGGCGCTTGGGTGGATGACTTCGTTGCGTGGATCTACATAGGAAAACCCATCGTCAAGGGGTTCGTCTTCGCTCCATCCTACGACATTCCCATGTTTCTGTCCTATCTGTTCATAATCCCCACTCTTACCCTCTTCGTGCTCAGCTTGGAGACCAACTTCTACTTGAAGTACAGAATGTTCTACCAGTCGTTGGAGGAGAACAGGACACTCAATTACGTGAAAATCAACAAGCGCATCTTGGACGACAACATCTCTTCAACGACGAAAACCATCTTTGCTGTTCAGTTTGTGTTCGTGCTCTTGGGTCTCACTCTCTCTGGCTACATCGCCAGGACACTTCAGTTCGACGAGTACAGCTTGAAGGCGTTGCGCTTTGGCATCCTCGGAGCGGCCGCCAATGGGGCATTCTTGTACGTCTCTCTGCTGGCGTACTATTTCGACTTGGCCGAGATACCCATGCGCTCGGCGATGATGGCTTCTGTTGTGAACCTCGTGGTGTCGCTGTTCTACCTGAGAACCTTCCCGGCGTTGGGTTTCCTTGTTGGCTTTTCCGTTGCCACACTGTACGGGTGGCTGAGTTTCAAGAGGGTGTACAAAGATCTTCTGCACTTCGAGTTCATTCGTAGAGAGATAGGGATCGCAAATCGGCAGGTGATCGTGCATGAGAACGTTGAGGAGTGA
- a CDS encoding response regulator transcription factor: MARVLVVEDEEDILEVVSRYLKLDSHEVLTAKSLEEMYEVLEKSCVDLIVLDLLLPDGDAMDEISSIKIMCPETFIIVLTALREDRNRILGLELGADDYVTKPFNPRELVARVRAVMRRKGSLEKVLTYKDMKLIVHQRALQIGEEAISLSGKEFDILLLMFQNPKRVFSRYEILEYVWRGSERSDRIVDVYMSTLRKKIGKERLVTVRGVGYKLG, encoded by the coding sequence GTGGCGCGTGTGTTGGTTGTAGAGGATGAAGAAGACATACTTGAAGTGGTCAGTCGGTATTTGAAGCTCGATTCACACGAGGTCCTCACCGCAAAGAGTTTGGAAGAAATGTACGAAGTACTTGAAAAAAGTTGTGTCGATCTGATCGTGCTCGATCTACTGTTGCCCGACGGTGATGCCATGGATGAGATCTCTTCGATCAAGATCATGTGCCCAGAAACGTTCATCATCGTTCTGACGGCGTTACGCGAGGACCGTAACAGGATTTTGGGTCTCGAGCTCGGCGCAGACGACTATGTGACCAAACCTTTCAACCCGAGAGAACTCGTTGCGAGGGTGAGGGCGGTGATGAGGCGAAAGGGCAGTCTCGAGAAGGTTTTGACTTACAAGGACATGAAACTCATCGTGCACCAGAGGGCTCTACAGATAGGCGAAGAAGCGATCAGTCTTTCCGGCAAAGAGTTTGACATACTGCTTTTGATGTTTCAAAATCCCAAGAGAGTCTTCAGCCGGTACGAAATACTCGAGTACGTGTGGCGTGGATCTGAGAGGAGCGATCGAATCGTGGACGTGTACATGAGCACGCTGAGAAAGAAGATCGGCAAGGAAAGGTTGGTGACGGTACGGGGTGTCGGCTACAAGTTGGGGTGA
- a CDS encoding sensor histidine kinase has protein sequence MSATSWGEIIKEHRPVLLIRPDVLVFYPSEGDPWTEKQILSDSKTFFVNAVAHELFSPLSAVMGLLELAKEGDRVQENLLKMERHLNRMQRILEQLILLSKIEQENYQPFVRKIDLGQVLKEVVHEYEQRIAQKRLSLSLEKTNMMIEADEEALKIVLRNLISNAVKYAKESSHVEIKTIGDLLSVRDEGLGIPEQELKNVTARFYRAKNVRGISGSGLGLAIVKHILRRLNVTWAIHSKLNVGTTVFLELVGVEE, from the coding sequence GTGTCGGCTACAAGTTGGGGTGAGATCATCAAAGAGCACAGACCAGTTCTTCTCATCAGACCAGACGTGCTGGTTTTCTATCCATCTGAGGGCGATCCGTGGACTGAAAAACAGATCCTGTCGGACTCAAAAACGTTTTTTGTGAACGCAGTCGCCCACGAGCTGTTCTCTCCACTGAGCGCGGTGATGGGTCTTCTGGAACTCGCCAAGGAAGGAGACCGTGTTCAGGAAAATCTGTTGAAAATGGAACGACACTTGAACAGGATGCAACGCATCTTGGAACAGCTCATACTCCTTTCGAAGATAGAACAGGAGAACTACCAACCATTCGTTCGCAAGATCGATCTTGGACAGGTCCTCAAAGAAGTCGTACATGAGTACGAACAGAGAATAGCTCAGAAAAGGCTCTCGCTATCGCTTGAAAAAACCAACATGATGATCGAGGCTGATGAAGAAGCGTTAAAAATAGTTCTCAGAAACCTCATTTCGAACGCCGTGAAGTATGCGAAGGAATCAAGTCACGTGGAGATCAAGACAATCGGGGATCTGCTCTCGGTCCGTGACGAAGGTCTTGGCATACCGGAGCAGGAACTCAAGAACGTCACAGCCCGCTTCTACCGGGCTAAGAACGTGAGAGGCATCTCTGGTTCAGGGCTTGGACTTGCGATCGTCAAGCACATCCTTCGGAGACTGAACGTCACATGGGCCATACACTCAAAACTAAACGTTGGAACGACGGTGTTCCTGGAACTCGTTGGGGTTGAAGAATAA
- a CDS encoding PstC family ABC transporter permease — translation MRKTVSFIFVSLTSLAAVVVAAALFAIVFFIFSESVPAIKEVGLGLFSPNWYPVWEVEPEFGIGTMLLNSLILSVWTSVWVWTIGLGVAIYLHKYALNKERELILRVLEYVSGIPSVVLGLFGVLILGNWFLRLGAWSAQNFLNASIVLSVLTLPFMVSLTFQSLEKVPRQLTEGAIALGAKDLAVTWIELKHAAAGIVNAMLTVFNRIFGETMIVLMVAGGANMLLKSLLDPVRPLTATLGSEIGEVAVGSLHYSVLFFIAFLVLTGCLILNVLSNMITRKLERWIKG, via the coding sequence ATGAGAAAAACGGTTTCTTTCATATTCGTTTCGCTCACGAGTTTGGCTGCCGTCGTCGTTGCGGCAGCTCTTTTCGCGATAGTGTTTTTCATCTTCAGCGAATCCGTCCCGGCGATCAAAGAAGTTGGGCTTGGTTTGTTCTCTCCCAACTGGTATCCCGTCTGGGAAGTGGAACCGGAGTTTGGGATCGGCACGATGCTTTTGAACTCTCTGATCCTTTCTGTCTGGACAAGCGTGTGGGTTTGGACCATCGGTCTCGGCGTGGCGATCTACCTACACAAGTACGCTTTGAACAAAGAGCGTGAGTTGATTCTGAGGGTTTTGGAATATGTGAGTGGTATTCCGTCAGTTGTTCTTGGGCTTTTCGGAGTATTGATCCTTGGAAACTGGTTCCTGCGTCTTGGCGCATGGTCGGCACAGAACTTCCTGAATGCATCCATCGTGCTCAGCGTATTGACGTTGCCGTTTATGGTGAGCTTGACGTTCCAATCTCTCGAAAAGGTACCAAGACAGCTCACAGAAGGTGCCATTGCGCTTGGGGCAAAGGATTTGGCGGTGACGTGGATCGAACTGAAACATGCAGCAGCAGGCATAGTCAACGCTATGCTCACTGTTTTCAACAGAATCTTTGGAGAAACCATGATCGTGCTTATGGTAGCTGGGGGTGCAAACATGTTGTTGAAGTCGCTTTTGGATCCAGTGAGGCCTTTAACTGCGACTCTGGGCAGTGAGATCGGTGAAGTTGCTGTCGGAAGCTTGCACTACAGCGTTCTATTCTTCATAGCTTTTCTTGTGCTCACTGGGTGCTTGATATTGAACGTACTCAGCAACATGATCACCAGAAAACTCGAACGATGGATCAAGGGCTGA
- a CDS encoding permease, whose product MKIFLLIALVFVLFYFVPFDSPIVAQSILNGFKMLNDYARQHVLLCLVPAFFIAGTISAMLRKDAVLKLLGPNAKRFVSYPVAAVSGAILAVCSCTILPLFGGIYKKGAGIGPATTFLFAGPAINVAAIFLTARVLGWDLGIARMLATITAAVFIGLTMELLFREKGSGGFVTAQGNEGDLRGVVFFLLQLSFMILAGLRINNNVKNVGLGLIGASTLMMATFGFEREKTKLWLSETWDFAKKILPYLFVGVFLAGVITKLLPEEIVVRLLGRNDLWSTLVASVIGAFMYFATLTEVPIVQALRELGMAKGPTLALLMAGNSLSLPSMIVITKLLGKKKAFTYFALVVLFSTIFGMLYGVVD is encoded by the coding sequence CTGAAGATCTTTCTGCTCATCGCACTGGTTTTTGTACTTTTCTACTTTGTACCTTTCGACTCTCCGATCGTCGCTCAAAGCATCCTCAACGGCTTTAAAATGCTCAACGACTATGCCAGACAGCACGTTCTGTTGTGCTTGGTCCCTGCGTTCTTCATCGCCGGTACGATATCTGCGATGCTTAGAAAAGATGCTGTTCTCAAACTTCTTGGTCCGAACGCGAAAAGATTCGTATCCTATCCAGTTGCGGCGGTGAGTGGAGCAATCTTGGCGGTCTGTTCCTGCACGATTCTTCCGCTTTTTGGAGGTATATACAAGAAAGGTGCTGGGATAGGACCGGCCACCACGTTCCTCTTCGCTGGTCCTGCCATAAACGTCGCGGCGATATTTCTGACTGCGCGCGTGCTTGGATGGGATTTGGGAATCGCAAGAATGCTTGCCACGATCACGGCTGCCGTTTTTATCGGATTGACCATGGAGCTTCTGTTCAGAGAGAAGGGAAGTGGTGGGTTCGTTACTGCTCAAGGGAATGAAGGTGATCTTCGCGGTGTGGTCTTCTTTCTCTTGCAACTGTCTTTCATGATCCTTGCGGGTTTGAGGATCAACAACAACGTGAAGAACGTTGGCTTGGGCTTGATAGGAGCTTCCACACTGATGATGGCAACGTTTGGTTTTGAAAGAGAAAAAACTAAGCTCTGGCTTTCTGAAACTTGGGACTTTGCCAAGAAGATCTTACCCTATCTCTTCGTTGGAGTGTTTCTTGCGGGTGTGATCACCAAGCTCTTACCAGAGGAGATCGTCGTCCGTCTGCTTGGAAGAAACGATCTTTGGTCGACTTTAGTGGCCTCGGTGATAGGTGCATTCATGTACTTCGCAACCTTGACAGAAGTTCCCATCGTTCAAGCACTCAGAGAACTTGGAATGGCGAAAGGTCCAACGCTCGCTCTGCTCATGGCTGGAAACTCGTTGAGTCTGCCGAGCATGATCGTGATAACGAAGTTGCTCGGAAAGAAGAAGGCGTTCACGTACTTCGCCTTGGTGGTGCTGTTCTCCACAATTTTTGGAATGTTGTACGGAGTCGTGGATTGA